GATGCTGATGAGATTGGCATTGCCGCAGCGCTCGCCAAACCCGTTGATAGTGCCCTGCACCTGGGTGATACCGTGCTTCACCGCCGTGATGGAGTTGGCCACCGCCAGCTCGCTGTCGTTGTGGCAGTGGATGCCCAGGGGCACGCTGATGTGCTTCTTTACTTCCTCGATGATCGCCCCCAGCTCAAAGGGCAGCGTGCCGCCGTTGGTATCGCACAGCACGATGGTCTCGGCCCCACCGCGCTGGGCCGCCAGCAGAGTCTTGATGGCGTATTCCGGATTGGCCTTGTAGCCGTCAAAGAAGTGCTCGGCGTCGTAGAAGACCTCCTCCACATTCTTCTTCAGGTAGGCCAGGGAGTCCTCGATGATCTCCAGATTCTGCTCCAGGCTGATCTGCAGTGCCGTGGTCACATGGAAATCCCATGTTTTGCCAAAAATGCAGGCCACCGGAGCCTGACTCTCCAGCAGCGCCTGGATGTTGGGATCTTCCTCGCACGTCAGTTTGGCACGACGGGTGGAACCGAAAGCGCTGATGCGGGCATTCTTCAGGTTAAGCTTCTTTACCGCGTGGAAGAACTCAATATCCTTGGGGTTGGAGCCGGGCCAGCCGCCTTCAATATAGTGAATACCGAAGTCGTCAAGCAGCTGAGCCACATGCAATTTATCTTCAACCGTGAAAGAGATATCCTCCGACTGGGTGCCATCACGCAGGGTTGTGTCGTAAAGTTTTACGTCCATGGTGTTCCCTCTTTGAAAAGTTATGATTTCTGTAGTTCAGGAGAGTTACCACAGGCAGGAGTGAATATCAATGACTAAGGCAAACGCCGTTACAATTTACCAGAAATATTGCTGACCATGGTGAGGGACGCAGTTTGTGCAAAGTTTCAAAAGGGCGAAGCGAGGGGAGTTCTGGGGGTTATGAACGCCTGGTGTACAGGAAGTTCGGATCTCACTCCTCCTGAATTCCTTGTGGCTCAAGGGCTTACTATTCGCAGTGCAGACCGCAATTTCAGGAGGCCTTCGCCATGGGGTGTTGCGAAGCGTTTCCAGCAGGAGTTCAGGAAAGCAAAACAGAGTCTATACCCTTTGCGAGCAATGCTAGGCATAGTGCAAGTGGAGCAGCTTTGCGGAGCCGCGCTATCTTTGGTGGGAAAGGGGATGCGCTGCGCACACGCCTGGCTTATTTAATTTGTGCCAGATTTAGGCGCTCTGCCAAAATCATCTTCAAGCCGAACGATATCGTCTTCGCCTAAATACGAACCTGTCTGTATTTCGATAAAGATAAGATGAGAGGCTCCGGTGTTAGCAACGCGATGCACGGCTCCTTGGCGAATGAAAATGTGGCTATCTTCACCGTATATTTGATTGCGGTCATCTATAGTAACTTCACCGGTTCCACTGATTATGATCCAATGTTCAGATCGATATTGATGTTTTTGTAGTGAAAGACGCTTTCCAGGCTTGACAGTAATTCGCTTAACCTTGCATGTCGAAAACTCTGCTATTACAAAATATTCACCCCATGGACGTTTGACTGTGGTGTGGTACTCAAGTAGCTCCAGGTGCCGTGGATCTGCTTGACTGCTGATCAGATCAACGAGATCACGAACTTTCTGGGTGCTCTGCTTTTTTGTAACCAAAAGCGCGTCTGGAGTATCGACAATAACAAGATCCTGGATGTCAACACCGGCAATCAGCCTTTGACTGGAGAGCACCAGATTGTTCTTGCTGTTAATGTGGACAAACTTGCTGGAAATAGTGTTTCCGTAGTCGTCCTTTGGTTGAGTGGTGTCAAGGGCATCAAAGCTTCCCATATCGCTCCATTTAAACGAGCATGGGACAAGGCGAACATGAGTGCTTTTTTCCATAACCGCATAGTCAATGCTGTTGGAGGGTATATCCAGCATAAACTCTTTCTGAATACGCAGGCAGTGCTCGGTATCTTTTCGAATGTTGTGGTGGGCTCTCAGCGCGGCATCATATATGTCAGGTGAGTGCTGCTTCAGTTCTTGGAGGTAGGATTGAGCGGTAAAGCAAAACATTCCACTATTCCAGTAGCTTGCTCCTGACTGGATATACTGCTGGGCAGTCGCTCTATCCGGTTTTTCTTTAAAACCATCTACGTTTTCTCCGTCAGCAATGATGTAACCATACCCTGTTTCAGGGTATGTGGGACTTATGCCAAAGGTAACTAAATGTCCCTGGCTCGCAAGCTCTTTTGCTCGATTGACTGCTTGAATGTATTGCTCTGTATTCTCAATTTCATGATCTGAGGGGGTGGTGAAGACGATTGCTTCACCTGGAAGGTTGAAACATGCTAGCGCAATGGCAGGCGCGGTGTTGCGTCCAATAGGTTCAAGTAAGAAAGTAGTGCGCGATTGGTCAGTTGAGAGTTCATGCAGCTGATCTTTGGCTATGAAATACTGTTCTTGACTCGTGACAATAAAAAGTTCGCTTGACAGGGGTAAGTTGCGTTGTACTGTCTTCTGGAATAGGGATTTTCCGGAGAGTATCTTTGTGAACTGCTTGGGGAAGTGCCGGCGTGAAAGGGGCCAAAGACGTGTGCCCCCTCCTCCGCATAAAATGAGATTTATCATTATAACTCCGGTTGATATGATACAGATAATTGGGGCATTTTTTTACAAAAAGTGGCTGGGAAGCGACCCCCAATACTTTCGCTTACCTGGGAGTGGCTCTCCTTGGCTCTTGGGTTGCGGCGCCTCCATAGTGGTAGCAGCCCTTCAGGTCTATAGCGTTCCAGTGGGCGCGTCCTGTACGGGGCAGCACACGAGGGGAGATGCAGAAGAAAACAGTGCGCCTCAGGCATGCGCCAAGGCGTTTCCCGTGCGGTAACCAACATCATGACGGTATGCTAGGCCTATCCTTCAGGGTGTGATGTGTCTATGCTACGCAATCCTACTAGAATGATGGAGTGCATGTCAATTGGTCGCTTTGGTTCAGCTTGGGCTTCATTTACGGGCAAGTCTTGTTAATGTGGCCTTGTTGCGCTAAGATGAAGGATTATGTTTGCCAGAGGGAGTCTGGGTTGAGCAATCTATGCACTGGTATTCTGACATGCTTTTCTTTACGCCTAGTCGGGGCAGGCTCTTGATATGAGAGTTCTGCAACTAGGTAAATTTTATCCCCCCCACGTTGGTGGAATCGAAAGCCTGATGTTCCACTTGACAGAGGAGCTTAATCGCCGCGAGGTACACTCGGATGTACTGTGTGCCCATAAAAAATTTTGGGGCACTAAGGAACAGGTTCATGGTTACACTGTCTGGCGTGCAGGGTCGCTGGGGGTTCTTTTTTCCACCGCCATCTCGCCGGCAATGATTTACAGGCTTAAGAGAATTATTGATAATTATGACATTATTCACGTGCATCATCCTGACCCAATGGCAAATTTGGCCTTGTTTCTGGCGAAGCCAAAGGGACGCCTGATAGTGCACTGGCATAGCGATATTGTCCGGCAGAAGCGTTCATTAAAGCTCTATGAGCCTCTGCTTCGCTGGATGTTGCGGCGAGCTGATGTGATTATTGCATCCTCAGAAGCCTATAAAAAAGGTTCTTTGTATCTGCGATTTTTCCACTCTAAATTAAAAATAATTCCATATGGCATTAGTGCGGATGGTGCTGATCTTGTTTGTGGAGACCATGTGCAGGAACTTCAAAGCACATTCGGTAATCGAAAAGTTGTATTGAGTCTTGGAAGACTTGTTTACTATAAGGGCTTGAATTTTCTTGTACATGCGGCGGTATTTTTACCAAAAGAGTACGTCATTGTCATTGCAGGTGATGGCCCATTGCGAAATAAACTTGAAAAGTTGTCGCGCAGGCTTGGGGTTGCAGATCGTGTGCATTTTCTTGGAGAAATTTCGGATGAGCAGCGGTGGTTGTTTCTGCGAACTTGTGATGTTTTTGTGCTCCCTTCCCTGGAGCGATCCGAGTCCTTTGGCATAGTGCAGGTTGAGGCTATGGCTTGTGGCAAACCTGTAATATCCACTGGAATACGGCATAGTGGTGTAGGATGGGTTAACCGTGATGGGGTCACTGGGCGCGTGGTTCCCCCTGGTGACCCTAAGGCTTTGGCCCAGGCAGTTATTGAAATTGTAGAGAACAAAAATAACTATGCGCTCTTTTGTCAAAATAGTCTGTTGAGATTTCAGGATATTTTTCATATACATCCTTTTGCTTGTGAAATCATAAAGACGTATGAAAATGTTCTTGGTTTTCCTGGTAATATGCAAACCTGTTGCTCGAGAGCCTCCGAGTCTGTGTCTCAGCGAGTTGCATCTCAGCAGGCAAATACTGTTTCAAGAACTGCCAATGGAGATACATTATGAAAAAAGCTTTTGTTACCGGCATCACGGGGCAAGATGGAGCCTATCTAGCGCAAATCCTGCTGGAGAAAGGATACAGGGTTTATGGCGCCTATCGTCGGGTAAGTTCTGTGAACTTTTGGCGCATGAAAGATTTGGGTGTTCTTGGAGATCCAAACCTGGAGCTTGTTGAATATGATTTAATTGATCAGGCTAATGCAATACAGCTTATTGGACGCTTACGGCCAGACGAGGTGTACAATTTGGGAGCTCAGAGTTTTGTGGGGGTCTCTTTCGATCAACCTATTGCAACCGCAAGCATTACCGGGATTGGGGCTGTGCATTTACTTGAGGCTATTCGGATTATTGATCCAGGCATTCGCTATTATCAGGCGTCCACCTCTGAAATGTTCGGTAAAGTCCAGGCTGTTCCCCAGGATGAGTTAACTCCGTTTTACCCACGAAGCCCTTATGGTGCCGCCAAGCTTTATGCGCACTGGATGACAGTGAATTATCGCGAATCTTATGGTATCTTTGGGGCCAGTGGCATTCTTTTTAACCATGAGTCGCCTCTGCGCGGAAAAGAGTTTGTAACACGCAAAATCACCGATGGTGTGGCCAGCATTGCTTGTGGTCAGCTTGATTGCCTTGAGCTTGGAAATCTTGATGCGAAACGTGACTGGGGTTATGCACAGGAATATGCCGAAGGCATGTGGCGTATGCTGCAGGCAAAGGAGCCTGACACCTTTGTCTTGGCTACTGGCAGGACGGAAACGGTTAGAGATTTTGTAACCATGGCTTTTCGCGCTGTAGATATTGATATTGCCTGGGAGGGGCGAGAAGCAGAAGAGAGGGGATATGACAAACGCTCTGGTAAGACTCTTGTCAAGGTAAACCCCGAGTTTTTTCGGCCTGCTGAGGTTGATTTGCTTGTGGGGAACCCAGCCAAAGCAAAGCAAGTCCTGGGTTGGGAGGCGACGACAACATTGGAAGCCCTTTGCCAAATGATGGTTCAGGCAGACTTGCAAAGGCGTGACCATGGGTACAGTTTCTAGAGTTCTTATATTTGGGATTGACAGCTTCACCGGGAAGTACGTGAAGGATGAGCTGCAAAAGCGAGGCTACATGGTTTACGGCACAGCCTACCCGGGAGGCAGCCCTGTGGGAGACTTCATCCCTTGCGATATAACTAATTCCCTGCAAACGGAAGAGATCATCGCTAATGTCGAGCCAGATTATGTAATTATCCTGGCCGCTATTACCTTTGTGCCCCACGGTCAGGATCGCTCAATATACGACATAAATCTATTTGCGCCATTGAGCATTCTTCGTCAGCTCAGTAAGCTTTCACGAAAACCTCGCCGTATAATTATCCCCAGCACAGGTCACATTTATGGTAACGCCACAGGGGGGGCTTTAAGTGAGACGTGCTGTGCCAACCCAGTGAGCCACTATGCTTTGAGTAAATACGCACTTGAGCAAATGTGCAATGCATACCAGGAAAACTTGGATATTGTTATCCTCAGGCCTTTTAACTATACGGGAATTGGTCAGGCTGGACACTTTCTTATTCCTAAGCTTGTTGAGAGCTTCCGCAATCGGTTACCTTGTTTGGAGCTTGGAAATCTTGATGTTTATCGGGATTTTTCAGACGTGCGGGACGTGGCAAGAGCTTACTCAGTATTGCTTGAAACGGATGATCTTCAGCACAGGGTCTACAATGTGTGCTCTGGCGAGGCAGTTTGCCTGCGTCAAATCCTGGACTGGCTGCGGCAAATGGCGGATTTTTCTCCACAGGTACGCATAAATCCAGACTTTGTGCGCAAGAACGAGATGCGTCAACTTTATGGCAACAATGAGCGCCTGCTATCATTAGGGTGGCAGCGGCAATTTTGCCTGAAAGATACCCTGCGGTGGATGTTAACAACTTGCTGAAATGCGTCGAATATAGTTGGCACGCAATTAAAATGTTTAGCCGCAAGGCGTTCGCTGGGCAATGACGAGCGAATACGGGCAGCGCCGCACTTTAAATTTATTTTTCTGTGTGCGTCCAGACCCCATCCCAGTGGGGGCCAGGAGGCTCTGCGAGGTAGTGATCAATCCGCTCCAGGTAGAGCCGGGCAACATTGTCTGTGGGATAGTCGTGGCTTATATGTGAGAAGTCATCGTATGCCTGACGGAATTGCTGTTGAGCGTAAGCATTCATGGCTTTTTCGTGCCGTTTGATCCATTCCTTGGTTTCTGAGCTCAGCTCAATGTGAATCCCTATAGGTTCATATATGCTGATGGGGGTAGTGCGGCCTTTAACGCGCACTCGGTCTATGCAGCGGCAGGCCCAGTCTGGTGCAGCAGTAGCTGTAGCCTCGCTGATAATGATATTGACGCCATAGGCCTTGGTGAGACCCTCCAGACGAGAGCCAAGGTTTACGTTATCCCCCATGACCGTGTATGCCATGCGGAACTCTGAACCCATGTTGCCGACATTCATAGGTCCGCTGTTGATTCCTATCCCCATGGCAAGGGCTTTCATTCCCTCTGCCGTGAATTCCCTGTTGATCTCTTCCAGTGCCTGCAGCATGGCGAAGGCCCCTTCAAGGGAGTGCCGCGCATGTTCCGCATCTGCCAGTGGCGCTCCCCAGAAAGCCATGACGGCGTCGCCCATGTACTTGTCTATGGTTCCGCGATGTTGATGGATTGCTTTGGTAATTGGTGTTAAGAGGCGATTCATTACATTGGTGAGTTCGGTGGGGGCAATGCCTTCTGAAAACGAAGTGAAG
This portion of the Desulfurispirillum indicum S5 genome encodes:
- a CDS encoding mannose-1-phosphate guanylyltransferase/mannose-6-phosphate isomerase, with product MINLILCGGGGTRLWPLSRRHFPKQFTKILSGKSLFQKTVQRNLPLSSELFIVTSQEQYFIAKDQLHELSTDQSRTTFLLEPIGRNTAPAIALACFNLPGEAIVFTTPSDHEIENTEQYIQAVNRAKELASQGHLVTFGISPTYPETGYGYIIADGENVDGFKEKPDRATAQQYIQSGASYWNSGMFCFTAQSYLQELKQHSPDIYDAALRAHHNIRKDTEHCLRIQKEFMLDIPSNSIDYAVMEKSTHVRLVPCSFKWSDMGSFDALDTTQPKDDYGNTISSKFVHINSKNNLVLSSQRLIAGVDIQDLVIVDTPDALLVTKKQSTQKVRDLVDLISSQADPRHLELLEYHTTVKRPWGEYFVIAEFSTCKVKRITVKPGKRLSLQKHQYRSEHWIIISGTGEVTIDDRNQIYGEDSHIFIRQGAVHRVANTGASHLIFIEIQTGSYLGEDDIVRLEDDFGRAPKSGTN
- a CDS encoding glycosyltransferase, which gives rise to MRVLQLGKFYPPHVGGIESLMFHLTEELNRREVHSDVLCAHKKFWGTKEQVHGYTVWRAGSLGVLFSTAISPAMIYRLKRIIDNYDIIHVHHPDPMANLALFLAKPKGRLIVHWHSDIVRQKRSLKLYEPLLRWMLRRADVIIASSEAYKKGSLYLRFFHSKLKIIPYGISADGADLVCGDHVQELQSTFGNRKVVLSLGRLVYYKGLNFLVHAAVFLPKEYVIVIAGDGPLRNKLEKLSRRLGVADRVHFLGEISDEQRWLFLRTCDVFVLPSLERSESFGIVQVEAMACGKPVISTGIRHSGVGWVNRDGVTGRVVPPGDPKALAQAVIEIVENKNNYALFCQNSLLRFQDIFHIHPFACEIIKTYENVLGFPGNMQTCCSRASESVSQRVASQQANTVSRTANGDTL
- the gmd gene encoding GDP-mannose 4,6-dehydratase, translated to MKKAFVTGITGQDGAYLAQILLEKGYRVYGAYRRVSSVNFWRMKDLGVLGDPNLELVEYDLIDQANAIQLIGRLRPDEVYNLGAQSFVGVSFDQPIATASITGIGAVHLLEAIRIIDPGIRYYQASTSEMFGKVQAVPQDELTPFYPRSPYGAAKLYAHWMTVNYRESYGIFGASGILFNHESPLRGKEFVTRKITDGVASIACGQLDCLELGNLDAKRDWGYAQEYAEGMWRMLQAKEPDTFVLATGRTETVRDFVTMAFRAVDIDIAWEGREAEERGYDKRSGKTLVKVNPEFFRPAEVDLLVGNPAKAKQVLGWEATTTLEALCQMMVQADLQRRDHGYSF
- a CDS encoding NAD-dependent epimerase/dehydratase family protein, producing MGTVSRVLIFGIDSFTGKYVKDELQKRGYMVYGTAYPGGSPVGDFIPCDITNSLQTEEIIANVEPDYVIILAAITFVPHGQDRSIYDINLFAPLSILRQLSKLSRKPRRIIIPSTGHIYGNATGGALSETCCANPVSHYALSKYALEQMCNAYQENLDIVILRPFNYTGIGQAGHFLIPKLVESFRNRLPCLELGNLDVYRDFSDVRDVARAYSVLLETDDLQHRVYNVCSGEAVCLRQILDWLRQMADFSPQVRINPDFVRKNEMRQLYGNNERLLSLGWQRQFCLKDTLRWMLTTC